One window of Paenibacillus albicereus genomic DNA carries:
- a CDS encoding MFS transporter, translated as MSASQTARIGAARTGTVYAILIAISAVHMLNDSMQSVIPALFPIFQDTLQISYTQIGWLTFTLQMTSSVMQPVVGLFSDRRPSPWLLVGGMVMSMIGIAGLAYAPSFGWLVFFIMFVGLGSAVFHPEGSRVVYFAAGGRRGFSQSIYQVGGNFGQSLAPLMTILIFIPLGQQGAIWGTLLAVAGIIVLLKVVPWYSRQLAEHGKPVKRAAVPRGELTADARKRKNLVALALALLIMLVFARSWYGAAIGTFYQFYLIHDYGLTKQAAQVPVFLFMIFGVVGTFFGGIVSDKIGAKRMMLLSLLGAAPFALLLPHLPLAAMYPAAALLGLVLQSGFSVSVVYAQELLPGRVGMASGLITGLAFGMGALGAVVLGRLGDLYGLQSMMFWTSVLPLAGVLALFMPGGGKPQKAG; from the coding sequence CTCAACGACTCGATGCAGTCGGTCATTCCCGCGCTGTTCCCGATCTTTCAGGATACGCTTCAGATCAGCTATACCCAGATCGGCTGGCTGACCTTCACGCTGCAGATGACCTCCTCGGTCATGCAGCCCGTCGTCGGCCTGTTCTCCGATCGGAGGCCGTCCCCGTGGCTGCTTGTCGGCGGCATGGTCATGAGCATGATCGGCATCGCCGGGCTGGCCTACGCGCCGAGCTTCGGCTGGCTCGTGTTCTTCATCATGTTCGTCGGGCTCGGCTCGGCGGTGTTCCACCCGGAGGGCTCGCGAGTCGTGTACTTCGCGGCCGGCGGCCGCCGAGGCTTCTCCCAGTCGATCTACCAGGTCGGCGGCAACTTCGGCCAGTCGCTCGCGCCGCTCATGACGATCCTGATCTTCATCCCGCTCGGCCAGCAGGGAGCGATCTGGGGCACGCTGCTCGCCGTGGCCGGCATCATCGTCCTGCTCAAGGTCGTGCCGTGGTACAGCCGCCAGCTGGCGGAGCATGGCAAGCCGGTCAAGAGGGCGGCCGTGCCGCGCGGAGAGCTGACGGCCGACGCGCGCAAGCGCAAAAATCTCGTCGCGCTGGCGCTGGCGCTGCTCATCATGCTCGTCTTCGCGCGCTCGTGGTACGGGGCGGCGATCGGCACGTTCTACCAGTTCTACCTCATCCACGACTACGGCCTCACCAAGCAGGCGGCGCAGGTGCCGGTGTTCCTGTTCATGATCTTCGGCGTCGTCGGCACCTTCTTCGGGGGAATCGTCTCGGACAAGATCGGGGCGAAGCGCATGATGCTGCTGTCGCTGCTCGGCGCGGCTCCGTTCGCGCTGCTGCTGCCGCATCTGCCGCTGGCCGCGATGTATCCGGCGGCCGCTCTGCTCGGTCTCGTGCTGCAGTCCGGCTTCTCCGTCAGCGTCGTCTACGCGCAGGAGCTGCTGCCCGGCCGCGTCGGCATGGCCTCGGGCTTGATTACGGGCCTTGCTTTCGGCATGGGCGCGCTCGGCGCGGTCGTGCTCGGCCGGCTGGGCGACCTGTACGGCTTGCAGAGCATGATGTTCTGGACCAGCGTGCTGCCGCTCGCCGGCGTGCTCGCGCTGTTCATGCCCGGCGGCGGCAAGCCGCAGAAGGCGGGCTGA
- a CDS encoding transposase, with the protein MRQRNQVFEEVRNKVAQEALAGIRTGVLARKYDVSPKTIRNWVREYQEKMGDDALPTIDQRIDDAKRLAELEAKYDQALKALGEKELENKILQELVKKTRPASMNGLPSPNHSSSRDTR; encoded by the coding sequence ATGAGACAACGGAATCAGGTCTTTGAAGAAGTCCGCAACAAGGTGGCTCAGGAGGCGCTGGCTGGGATCCGGACCGGCGTGCTTGCACGGAAGTATGATGTTTCTCCAAAGACCATCCGCAATTGGGTGCGGGAGTACCAGGAAAAGATGGGCGACGATGCCCTCCCGACGATCGACCAGCGGATCGACGACGCCAAGCGGCTGGCGGAGCTAGAAGCCAAATACGATCAGGCGCTGAAGGCATTAGGCGAGAAAGAGCTGGAAAACAAAATTCTGCAGGAACTTGTAAAAAAGACCCGCCCTGCCTCGATGAACGGCTTGCCGTCGCCGAATCATTCATCGAGCAGGGACACGCGGTAG
- a CDS encoding IS3 family transposase has product MEQGHAVAPVLRTSGVSSSTYYSRRSRIDSDRPAPVSVGRPCSSFTLTRSGKPICNEQVKEWLLELVSGEEHGYGYSMLTDCLRSQYNLVINKKKAYRFCQELGVLHSQRKKQVQHPRRLARNHTITGSNQLWQLDIKYGYVAGYGQFFFLADMIDVFDRTIVGYHLGSSCSAKSVCSMVKRALEQRIAPGAAMPIIRTDNGPQFVSRAFGELAQQAGFVHERIPPKTPNMNAYIESFHATLEHWVLRKEQFETFDEAFHAVEEFMDFYNNRKMHGSLARRSPADFMAWVSEQKPDLTRFQRAV; this is encoded by the coding sequence ATCGAGCAGGGACACGCGGTAGCTCCTGTTCTTCGCACCTCCGGTGTCTCCAGCTCGACGTACTATAGCCGTCGGAGCCGGATCGATTCGGACCGGCCAGCTCCAGTCTCTGTCGGGCGTCCCTGCTCCTCCTTCACCCTCACCCGATCCGGAAAGCCAATCTGCAACGAGCAGGTCAAAGAATGGCTGCTCGAGCTTGTTTCCGGCGAAGAGCACGGCTACGGCTATTCCATGCTGACGGACTGCCTGCGCAGCCAATACAACCTTGTCATCAACAAGAAAAAGGCGTACCGGTTCTGCCAAGAGCTCGGCGTGCTTCATTCCCAACGAAAAAAGCAAGTGCAGCATCCCCGGCGGTTGGCGCGAAACCATACCATTACCGGATCCAACCAGCTGTGGCAGCTGGATATTAAATATGGCTACGTGGCTGGCTACGGCCAATTTTTCTTCCTTGCGGATATGATTGATGTGTTTGACCGTACGATTGTGGGCTACCATCTGGGCTCCAGCTGCAGCGCCAAGTCGGTGTGCAGCATGGTGAAGCGTGCGCTAGAACAGCGAATTGCCCCAGGCGCAGCCATGCCGATTATTCGTACGGACAATGGACCTCAATTCGTGAGCCGCGCCTTTGGAGAGCTTGCGCAGCAGGCAGGATTTGTCCACGAACGCATCCCGCCCAAGACGCCGAACATGAATGCGTACATAGAGTCCTTTCATGCCACGCTGGAGCATTGGGTGCTGCGCAAGGAACAGTTCGAGACATTCGATGAAGCCTTCCATGCGGTGGAGGAGTTTATGGATTTTTACAACAACCGCAAGATGCATGGGAGCCTGGCACGACGCTCCCCCGCAGACTTCATGGCGTGGGTCTCCGAGCAAAAACCGGATCTTACCCGATTCCAGCGTGCTGTCTGA
- a CDS encoding MFS transporter, with translation MQPVQPADASLPRGGKDRFPLSLYSLTAGAFAIGMTEFVIMGLLPEVAADLGVSVPKAGNLITGYALGVGIGAPVLALATARFPKKLLLSLLMVLFIAGNAAAALAPTYGILLASRIFTSLAHGTFFGIGAVYASSLVSSQRKAGAVSVMMAGLTIANILGVPFGTFIGQELGWRMSFVAVAVMGVVTLIGLIVLIPSVKQEEDTSPARQIRALMQPKLGLALLTGAMGCCSLFALFSYIKPLLTDVTGLSEGVVPWVLVLFGCGVTLGNMLGGKLADRALIPTVIGSFLAQALLLALLGLVDTTPPLALAVVFLWGAASFAPMPALQVRIMTLAKDAPALASTSNHAVLNFGNAFGAFFGGWIVVRFELSSGAYDYSVLPWAAAAFSLLGLLLACLMLAWDRRGKSVS, from the coding sequence ATGCAACCTGTTCAGCCAGCCGATGCGTCGCTGCCTCGCGGCGGCAAGGATCGCTTTCCGCTCTCCCTTTACTCCCTGACCGCCGGAGCCTTCGCCATCGGCATGACGGAATTCGTCATCATGGGCCTGCTGCCCGAGGTGGCGGCCGATCTCGGCGTCAGCGTGCCGAAGGCGGGCAACCTCATCACCGGCTACGCTCTCGGCGTCGGCATCGGCGCTCCCGTGCTCGCGCTCGCAACCGCCCGCTTTCCCAAAAAGCTGCTGCTCTCGCTGCTCATGGTGCTCTTCATCGCCGGCAACGCCGCCGCAGCGCTCGCCCCGACCTACGGCATCCTGCTCGCGTCCCGAATCTTCACCTCGCTGGCGCATGGCACGTTCTTCGGCATCGGAGCGGTGTACGCCTCCAGCCTCGTCTCCTCCCAGCGCAAGGCCGGTGCTGTATCGGTCATGATGGCGGGTCTGACGATCGCCAACATCCTCGGGGTGCCGTTCGGGACGTTCATCGGCCAGGAGCTCGGCTGGCGGATGTCGTTCGTGGCCGTCGCCGTCATGGGCGTCGTCACCTTGATCGGCCTGATCGTACTTATTCCTTCGGTAAAACAAGAAGAGGACACGAGCCCAGCCCGCCAGATCCGTGCCCTGATGCAGCCGAAGCTCGGGCTCGCGCTGCTCACCGGCGCGATGGGCTGCTGCAGCCTGTTCGCGCTGTTCAGCTACATCAAGCCGCTGCTGACCGACGTGACGGGCTTGTCCGAAGGCGTCGTCCCGTGGGTGCTCGTGCTGTTCGGCTGCGGCGTGACGCTCGGCAACATGCTCGGCGGCAAGCTCGCGGACCGCGCTCTCATCCCCACCGTCATCGGCTCGTTCCTGGCGCAAGCGCTGCTGCTCGCCCTGCTCGGCCTCGTCGACACGACGCCGCCGCTGGCGCTCGCCGTCGTCTTCCTGTGGGGCGCGGCTTCGTTCGCCCCGATGCCGGCGCTGCAGGTGCGCATCATGACGCTTGCCAAGGACGCGCCGGCGCTCGCTTCCACGTCCAACCACGCCGTGCTCAACTTCGGCAACGCGTTCGGCGCCTTTTTCGGCGGCTGGATCGTCGTCCGCTTCGAGCTCTCCTCGGGCGCCTACGATTACAGCGTGCTTCCGTGGGCGGCAGCGGCGTTCTCGCTGCTCGGCCTGCTGCTCGCCTGCCTGATGCTGGCGTGGGACCGCCGCGGCAAGAGCGTCTCGTAA
- a CDS encoding NUDIX hydrolase: MEPKWLAWAREMQAIAQTGLAYGKDVYDVERFEQLRALSVRIMSEHTGAGESDIVLSFASEEGHATPKVDVRGVVFREGKLLLVREKSDGLWCLPGGWAEIGLSPKENVVKEIREESGFDTRAVRLLAVLDRLKQGHPPDARHIYKLFILCEITGGDAGGGVETSEAAFFGESELPPLSLGRNTPVQLALMFDFLRNPEKPALLD; this comes from the coding sequence GTGGAGCCGAAATGGCTGGCGTGGGCAAGGGAGATGCAGGCGATCGCGCAGACCGGCCTTGCTTATGGCAAGGACGTCTATGACGTGGAGCGCTTCGAGCAGCTGAGGGCGCTGAGCGTGAGGATCATGAGCGAGCATACGGGCGCGGGAGAGTCGGACATCGTCCTCAGCTTCGCGTCCGAAGAGGGACACGCGACGCCGAAGGTCGACGTGAGGGGCGTCGTTTTCCGCGAGGGGAAGCTGCTGCTCGTGCGCGAGAAATCCGACGGCCTCTGGTGCCTGCCAGGCGGCTGGGCCGAGATCGGCCTTTCCCCGAAGGAGAACGTCGTCAAGGAAATCCGCGAGGAGAGCGGCTTCGACACGCGGGCGGTCCGCCTGCTCGCCGTGCTGGACCGGCTCAAGCAGGGCCATCCTCCGGATGCGCGCCACATCTACAAGCTGTTCATCCTGTGCGAGATTACGGGCGGCGACGCGGGCGGCGGAGTCGAGACGAGCGAGGCCGCCTTCTTCGGCGAGAGCGAGCTTCCTCCGCTGTCGCTCGGACGCAATACGCCCGTCCAGCTCGCCCTCATGTTCGACTTTCTGCGCAATCCGGAAAAGCCGGCGCTCCTCGATTAG
- a CDS encoding alpha-galactosidase gives MKAAIHYDAARRLFHLQGGAVSYVIELIEGSYPAHVYWGPRLAGASPQLATAFRGRPSFSPTLLRERPELSLDTLPQEYPAHGAGDFRAPAYEARLADGTSVTEAVYESHRILAGKPELAGLPAVYAESDDEALTLELTLRDAYSGLAVILSYTVFEEHAAIARSVRFANGGSEPLELEAALSASVDFKTSDYDFLHLDGRWPMERGISRAPLQPGIQSVGSRRGSSSHNHNPFIALLGRRADEEQGDAYGFSLVYSGSFLARVETEQYGMARAQLGIHPDGFSWHLEPGAEFQTPECVLVYSADGLGGMSRTYHRLYRSRLCRGPFRDKERPVLVNNWEATYFDFTADKIAAIAREGGKLGIELFVLDDGWFGRRDRDDSSLGDWKVDPNKLPEGMNDLAERVRAEGLQFGLWFEPEMVSPDSDLYRQHPDWCLHVPGRRRSEGRQQLILDFSREEVADAIAEQIESVLSSAPITYVKWDMNRNMTEIGSAALPPERQRETAHRYMLGLYRVLDRITSKFPHVLFESCSGGGGRFDPGMLYYMPQTWTSDNTDAVSRLRIQYGTSLVYPISSMGAHVSAAPNHQVGRMTSLKMRGDVAMSGNFGYELDLTRFSEEEAALAAAQVAFYKEIRSLVQFGDLYRLLSPFEGEDAAWMIVSPDRREAIAFHFRVLAQPNPPIGWLKLRGLDPALDYEVAEIDLAGPGAAEPFRAGGDVLLHAGLALPDLPGDFQSRVWRLRA, from the coding sequence ATGAAAGCCGCGATCCATTACGACGCCGCCCGCCGCCTGTTCCATCTGCAAGGAGGCGCGGTCAGCTACGTCATCGAACTCATAGAAGGAAGCTATCCCGCCCATGTCTACTGGGGCCCGAGGCTCGCAGGAGCCTCGCCGCAGCTCGCGACGGCGTTCCGGGGACGTCCTTCGTTCTCCCCGACGCTGCTCCGGGAGCGGCCGGAGCTGTCGCTGGACACGCTGCCGCAGGAATATCCGGCCCATGGCGCGGGCGACTTCCGCGCGCCGGCCTACGAGGCGCGGCTCGCCGACGGCACTTCCGTCACGGAAGCCGTCTACGAGAGCCACCGCATCCTGGCCGGCAAGCCCGAGCTCGCGGGCCTGCCGGCGGTATACGCCGAATCGGACGACGAGGCGCTCACGCTCGAGCTGACGCTGCGCGATGCGTACAGCGGGCTCGCCGTCATCCTTTCCTATACCGTGTTCGAAGAGCATGCCGCGATCGCCCGCTCGGTCCGCTTCGCGAACGGCGGCAGCGAGCCGCTGGAGCTGGAGGCGGCGCTGAGCGCAAGCGTCGACTTCAAGACGTCGGACTACGACTTCCTGCATCTGGACGGACGCTGGCCGATGGAGCGGGGCATCAGCCGCGCGCCGCTGCAGCCGGGCATCCAGTCGGTCGGCAGCCGCCGCGGGTCGAGCAGCCACAACCACAATCCGTTCATCGCGCTGCTCGGACGCCGGGCCGACGAGGAGCAAGGCGACGCCTACGGCTTCAGCCTCGTCTACAGCGGCAGCTTCCTGGCCCGCGTCGAGACGGAGCAGTACGGCATGGCGCGCGCGCAGCTCGGCATCCATCCGGACGGCTTCTCGTGGCATCTGGAGCCGGGAGCGGAATTCCAGACGCCGGAATGCGTGCTCGTCTACTCGGCCGACGGACTCGGCGGCATGTCGAGGACGTATCATCGGCTCTACCGGTCGCGCCTGTGCCGGGGACCGTTCCGGGACAAGGAGCGTCCGGTGCTCGTCAACAACTGGGAAGCGACGTACTTCGATTTCACCGCCGACAAGATCGCCGCGATCGCCCGCGAGGGCGGCAAGCTCGGCATCGAGCTTTTCGTGCTCGACGACGGCTGGTTCGGCCGGCGCGACCGCGACGACAGCTCCCTCGGCGACTGGAAGGTCGATCCGAACAAGCTGCCGGAGGGGATGAACGACCTGGCGGAGCGCGTGCGCGCGGAAGGGCTGCAGTTCGGCCTTTGGTTCGAGCCGGAGATGGTGTCGCCGGACAGCGACCTGTACCGCCAGCATCCGGACTGGTGCCTGCATGTGCCGGGACGCCGCCGCAGCGAGGGGCGTCAGCAGCTGATCCTCGACTTCTCCCGCGAGGAGGTCGCCGATGCGATCGCCGAGCAGATCGAAAGCGTGCTGTCCAGTGCGCCGATCACCTACGTCAAATGGGACATGAACCGCAACATGACGGAAATCGGCTCCGCCGCGCTGCCGCCGGAGCGTCAGCGCGAGACGGCGCATCGCTACATGCTCGGCCTCTACCGGGTGCTGGATCGCATCACGTCGAAGTTCCCGCATGTGCTGTTCGAAAGCTGCTCCGGCGGCGGCGGACGCTTCGACCCCGGCATGCTCTACTACATGCCGCAGACGTGGACGAGCGACAATACCGATGCCGTCAGCCGGCTGCGCATCCAGTACGGCACGAGCCTCGTCTATCCGATCAGCTCGATGGGCGCCCATGTCTCCGCTGCGCCGAACCATCAGGTCGGCCGCATGACGAGCCTCAAGATGCGCGGTGACGTCGCGATGAGCGGCAATTTCGGCTATGAGCTGGACCTGACCCGGTTCAGCGAGGAAGAAGCGGCGCTGGCTGCGGCGCAGGTCGCCTTTTACAAGGAAATTCGGAGCCTCGTCCAGTTCGGCGACCTGTACCGGCTGCTGAGCCCGTTCGAAGGAGAGGACGCCGCCTGGATGATCGTCTCGCCGGACCGCCGCGAAGCGATCGCGTTCCATTTCCGCGTGCTGGCTCAGCCGAATCCGCCGATCGGGTGGCTGAAGCTGCGCGGCCTCGACCCGGCCCTCGACTACGAGGTGGCCGAGATCGACCTGGCCGGCCCCGGCGCGGCCGAGCCGTTCCGCGCAGGCGGCGACGTGCTGCTGCATGCCGGCCTCGCGCTGCCAGACCTTCCGGGCGACTTCCAAAGCCGCGTCTGGCGGCTGCGCGCCTAG
- a CDS encoding ThuA domain-containing protein, which produces MVIQVGRGGMAHVPDAEAAAVPGLVAERMMREALPYELSRPATRKLAGLGALLLGDREAQSHPLASMQEALGRLLGEDFDVQASDSYGLLEEEMPADQSLIVACSDRWERPLSDRQAAGLARFVERGGGLVLLHCGISLACHPLLEHLAGARCEEHPEGCRLSFEPVVGKAGVHPAVQDLQPFELTDEPYRYAFRPSMDREVILEYVLGGERRPAAWAHRAGRGRVVALMPGHGGSSLRHPQLQRLIRRSSLWAAGRI; this is translated from the coding sequence ATGGTCATCCAAGTGGGAAGAGGCGGCATGGCTCACGTGCCGGATGCGGAAGCCGCAGCCGTGCCGGGTCTCGTGGCGGAACGGATGATGCGGGAGGCGCTGCCGTACGAGCTGTCGAGGCCGGCGACGAGGAAGCTGGCCGGCTTGGGCGCGCTGCTGCTCGGCGACCGGGAGGCGCAGAGCCATCCGCTGGCCTCGATGCAGGAGGCGCTCGGCCGCCTGCTCGGCGAAGACTTCGACGTGCAGGCGAGCGACAGCTACGGCTTGCTGGAGGAGGAGATGCCGGCGGACCAGTCGCTCATCGTCGCCTGCAGCGACCGCTGGGAGCGGCCGCTGTCCGATCGGCAGGCTGCCGGCCTGGCTCGTTTCGTCGAGCGCGGAGGCGGACTGGTGCTGCTCCATTGCGGCATCTCGCTCGCCTGCCATCCGCTGCTGGAGCATCTGGCGGGGGCGCGCTGCGAGGAGCATCCCGAAGGCTGCCGGCTCAGCTTCGAGCCGGTCGTCGGCAAGGCCGGCGTGCATCCGGCGGTCCAGGACCTCCAGCCGTTCGAGCTGACCGACGAGCCTTACCGGTATGCGTTCCGGCCGTCGATGGACCGCGAGGTCATCCTCGAATACGTGCTCGGCGGAGAGCGCCGTCCGGCAGCCTGGGCGCATCGGGCCGGCCGCGGCCGCGTCGTTGCCCTCATGCCGGGCCACGGCGGCTCCTCGCTCCGGCACCCGCAGCTGCAGCGGCTGATCCGCCGCAGCTCCCTATGGGCGGCCGGCCGCATTTAA
- a CDS encoding methyl-accepting chemotaxis protein: MASTSSSINPQHKSTFGRLLQRRPKGAMEQASAAAGTAYTELRKRNQTVLVIVSFNILLMSAMMIGFGASLSFALKMSLPTLVVMTLLWTAHATRVLEKAIPIAVLMLVGYLAATGIQDNPSDPLNALTAFYLMAIGIMYNSRLSLAYGTLSGLFIVLYKYLAFPESDPDGQYHLIYFIFYFVLAAITMICQSEIGRGIFRRALGLQEAAQEQLLKEQERERMTLATVKTLSDSMGRIRENGRENDASFQEMNTAFQELTSGVTTQAETMGEISSRVSESMQQMERMMGTLGSMVGQIEEAGGASAEGARVVGELSRTIEAFRTSMEELQDRFDGLNDTIRGILPFTASIQDIARQTNLLSLNASIEAARAGEHGAGFGVVASEIRKLAMTAGDTADRMTGSLEQAALRTEQSRQAMRENALRMEESLGHVEATSSAFGGIRQSVQSLQSDAARIGEEMDAVSASSGDVEERVSDFAAVVQQSSATLEELLATVETLVRQNTLLQSRIEESEAALRQLSAAG, translated from the coding sequence ATGGCGTCAACATCTTCCAGCATCAATCCGCAGCACAAGTCTACTTTCGGCAGGCTGCTCCAGCGGCGGCCGAAGGGCGCGATGGAGCAAGCGAGCGCAGCCGCCGGTACCGCTTACACCGAGCTGCGCAAGCGGAACCAGACGGTGCTCGTCATCGTCAGCTTCAATATCCTCCTCATGTCCGCCATGATGATCGGCTTCGGCGCGTCGCTGTCGTTCGCCCTCAAGATGTCGCTTCCGACGCTCGTCGTCATGACGCTGCTCTGGACAGCCCACGCGACGCGCGTGCTGGAAAAAGCCATTCCGATCGCGGTGCTGATGCTTGTCGGCTATTTGGCGGCGACAGGCATCCAGGACAATCCGTCCGATCCGCTCAACGCGCTCACGGCCTTTTACTTGATGGCGATCGGCATCATGTACAACAGCCGGCTGTCCCTCGCCTACGGCACGCTGAGCGGCTTGTTCATCGTCCTCTATAAATATCTCGCCTTCCCCGAATCCGATCCGGACGGGCAGTACCATTTGATCTATTTCATCTTTTACTTCGTCCTGGCGGCCATTACGATGATCTGCCAGTCGGAGATCGGACGCGGAATTTTCCGCCGCGCTCTGGGGCTGCAGGAAGCGGCCCAGGAGCAGCTGCTCAAGGAGCAGGAGCGGGAGCGGATGACGCTGGCCACGGTCAAGACGCTGTCCGACAGCATGGGCCGCATCCGCGAGAACGGCCGCGAGAACGACGCCTCCTTCCAGGAGATGAACACGGCGTTCCAGGAGCTGACGTCCGGGGTGACGACCCAGGCCGAGACGATGGGCGAAATCTCTTCCCGGGTGAGCGAGTCGATGCAGCAGATGGAGCGCATGATGGGCACGCTCGGCTCGATGGTCGGCCAGATCGAGGAGGCGGGGGGCGCTTCCGCCGAGGGCGCGCGCGTCGTCGGCGAGCTTAGCCGCACGATCGAGGCGTTCCGGACCAGCATGGAGGAGCTGCAGGATCGGTTCGACGGGCTGAACGATACGATCCGGGGCATCCTGCCGTTCACGGCGTCCATTCAGGATATCGCCCGCCAGACGAACCTGCTATCGCTCAACGCGAGCATTGAGGCGGCGCGGGCCGGCGAGCATGGAGCGGGCTTCGGCGTCGTGGCCTCCGAGATCCGCAAGCTGGCGATGACGGCCGGCGATACCGCCGACCGGATGACCGGCAGCCTCGAGCAGGCCGCTCTCCGTACGGAGCAGTCCCGCCAGGCGATGCGGGAGAACGCGCTGCGCATGGAGGAGAGCCTCGGCCATGTCGAAGCGACCAGCTCCGCGTTCGGCGGCATCCGCCAGTCCGTCCAGTCGCTGCAGTCGGATGCGGCGCGGATCGGGGAAGAGATGGACGCGGTCAGCGCTTCGAGCGGCGATGTGGAGGAGCGGGTGAGCGACTTCGCCGCCGTCGTGCAGCAGTCGTCGGCGACGCTGGAGGAGCTGCTTGCGACGGTCGAGACGCTCGTGCGCCAGAACACCTTGCTGCAGTCGAGAATCGAAGAATCCGAGGCGGCGCTTCGCCAGCTGTCGGCCGCCGGCTGA
- a CDS encoding sodium-dependent transporter: MDKTPKETALGQSKKAERFTSSGFILAAIGSSVGLGNMWKFPYITGLYGGAAFFLLFVVCLIIVGLPVLLAEMTIGRGGRGNAASSFYNLTGNKQWKWFGFMSVVTAFLIISYYGVVAGWTLQYTIDSVVGSLGQGTNFDQHFVDFAAGGWPVFWQLVVMIVCGVIVGKGISGGIEKFNKILIPGFLAILLVLMVRALTLPGAAAGVDFFLKPDFSVLTGESALIALGHAFFSLSLGMGCMLTYGSYVQKEQSLGKATVAIGVGDLGYALIAGLIIFPTIFSYGIEPQKGVGLAFMALPASFSQMPLGSLFGGLFFLLLAIAALTSAVSILEVPVAYAMHYWKWSRRKAAAIIAALSFALGVPAGLSVSGPLSDWTPFGKSIFDWFDFMTAYVLMPLGGLAVTLFTGYAWKRAGEEAGLTGFWYRAWMFCLRYVAPLLILAVLLYSIFVKPV, from the coding sequence ATGGACAAAACACCAAAGGAAACGGCTTTGGGACAAAGCAAAAAAGCCGAGCGCTTCACCTCTTCAGGCTTCATCCTGGCGGCGATCGGCAGCTCGGTCGGACTAGGAAACATGTGGAAATTTCCGTACATTACAGGCTTGTACGGCGGAGCGGCGTTCTTCCTGCTGTTCGTCGTCTGCCTCATTATCGTCGGCCTGCCGGTGCTGCTTGCCGAGATGACGATCGGCCGGGGCGGGCGCGGCAACGCCGCAAGCTCCTTCTACAACCTCACCGGCAACAAGCAGTGGAAATGGTTCGGCTTCATGTCCGTCGTGACGGCGTTCCTCATCATCTCCTACTACGGCGTCGTCGCGGGCTGGACGCTCCAGTACACGATCGACTCCGTCGTCGGCTCCCTGGGCCAAGGCACGAACTTCGACCAGCACTTCGTCGACTTCGCGGCCGGCGGCTGGCCGGTGTTCTGGCAGCTCGTCGTCATGATCGTCTGCGGCGTCATCGTCGGCAAAGGCATCTCGGGCGGGATCGAGAAGTTCAACAAAATCCTCATTCCCGGCTTCCTGGCCATCCTGCTCGTGCTGATGGTCCGCGCGCTGACGCTGCCGGGAGCGGCCGCGGGCGTCGACTTCTTCCTGAAGCCCGACTTCTCCGTGCTGACCGGCGAATCGGCGCTGATCGCGCTCGGCCATGCGTTCTTCTCGCTGTCGCTCGGCATGGGCTGCATGCTCACCTACGGCTCCTACGTGCAAAAGGAGCAGTCGCTCGGCAAGGCGACGGTCGCGATCGGCGTCGGCGACCTCGGCTACGCGCTGATCGCGGGCCTCATCATCTTCCCGACGATCTTCTCCTACGGCATCGAGCCGCAAAAGGGCGTCGGCCTGGCCTTCATGGCGCTGCCGGCCTCGTTCTCCCAGATGCCGCTGGGCTCGCTGTTCGGCGGCCTGTTCTTCCTGCTGCTGGCGATCGCGGCGCTCACGTCCGCCGTCTCGATCCTCGAGGTGCCGGTCGCTTATGCGATGCATTATTGGAAATGGTCGCGCCGCAAGGCGGCCGCGATCATCGCCGCGCTCAGCTTCGCGCTGGGCGTGCCGGCCGGCCTGTCCGTCTCCGGTCCGCTCAGCGACTGGACGCCTTTCGGCAAGTCGATCTTCGACTGGTTCGACTTCATGACCGCCTACGTGCTCATGCCGCTCGGCGGCCTCGCCGTGACGCTGTTCACCGGCTATGCGTGGAAGCGCGCCGGCGAAGAGGCCGGCCTGACCGGCTTCTGGTACCGGGCCTGGATGTTCTGCCTGCGTTATGTCGCGCCGCTGCTCATCCTGGCCGTGCTTCTGTATTCGATCTTCGTCAAGCCGGTCTGA